In Microbispora sp. ZYX-F-249, the sequence CGGCGTACCGGTGGTAGTGGTCGCAGGCGACGTCGCCGGTGTGGCCGTCGGCCACGTTGCCCGGGACCTTCGAGAACGTGTCCCAGATCGAGGGGCCCCTGCCGTCCTCGGCGGCGGCGCCCTCGATTTGGTAGGACGCCGTGGCGGCGCCCCAGACGAAGCCGTCAGGGAAGACCAACTTGGACGATCCGGTCCCCCGAGTGGTGATGGTCTCCGCGGTCAACCCTTCACAGCTCCCTGCATGATTCCTCCGATGATCTGTTTGCCGAGCAGGACGAAGATGAGCACCAGCGGCAGCGTCGCCACCGCCGTGCCCGTGAGGCCGAGCGTGAAGTCCCGCACGTAGCCGCTGGCGAGCTGCGACAGCGCGACCTGCACGGTTGGATTGTCGGGGGTGAGGACGACCAATGGCCAGAAGTAATCATTCCAGGCCGTCATGAACGTGAGCATTCCGAGCACCGCCGCCGCCGGCCGGGCGGCCGGGAGCACGACGTGCCAGAACAGCCGGGCCGTGCTGCACCCGTCGATCCGGCCGGCCTCCAGCAGCTCGGTGGGCAGCGCGCGGCTCAGGTACTGCGTCATGAAGAACACGCCGAACGCGTTGACCAGCGCAGGGACGATGACGGCGTACATCGTGCCGGTCCACTCCAGCTTGATCATCAGCATGTAGAGCGGGATGATGCCGAGCTGCGTGGGGACCATCATCGTCACGACGGTCATCAGCAGGAGCGCGTTGCGCCCGCGGAAGCGCAGCTTGGCGAACGCGAAGCCGGCCAGCGTGGAGAAGAACATCACCGACACCGTGATCGTCCCCGCGACCACGAACGAGTTGAGCAGCGCCAGCGCGAACGGCGCGGTGTCGAAGACCCGCTGCACGTTGGCGAAGAAGTTGCCGCCGGGCAGCAGCGGCGGCGGCACCTCGGCCAGCGCCGCGTTGTCGTGCGAGGCGACGATCACACTCCAGTAGACCGGGAACGCCGAGAAGAACGCCACCGCCACGAGGGTGAGATAGGTGAGCGGATGCCCGCGTAGCGCCCTAAACATCGAGGCCTCCCCGCATGCGCCGGACGACGAGATAGTTGAATCCCACGACCACCACCACGAGGAGGAACATCATCCACGCCGCCGCCGAGGCGTAGCCGAACTCGAAGCTGCGGAAGCCCTTCTCGTACAGATAGAGGGCGAGGGTCTGGAACTGGCGGTCGGTGCCGCCGGTGGCCGCCGCGCCGTTGCTGACCTGCGCGCCGAACAGCAGCGGCTCGGCGATGATCTGCATCGACCCGATCGTGGTGACGATGACCGTGAAGATGACGGTCGGCCGGATCATCGGGAGCGTGATGCCCCACAGCTGTTTGAAGCTGGACGCGCCGTCGAGGGTGGCCGCCTCGTAGATCTCCTTGGGCACGGCCTGCATGGCGGCGAGGTAGATCAGCGCGTTGTAGCCGGCCCACCGCCACATGATCATGACGGCGATGGCGACGTGCGAGCTGGCCACCCCCGCCTGCCAGTTGATCCGGCCGAACCCGAGCCAGTCGAGCACCATGTTGATCAGGCCGAAGTCGCGCCCGAAGAGCTGGCTGAAGATGACCACCACGGCCACGACGCTGGTCACGTTGGGCAGCAGGAGCGTGATGCGGAACAGCGTCTGCGCCCGCAGCGGCCGGTTCAGCAGGTGCGCGAGGACGAGCGCGAGCAGCAGCTGCGGCACCGCCGACAGGACGCCGATCGACAGCGTGTTGAACGCCGCGTTCCAGAAGTAGCCGTCGGCGAACAGCGCGGTGTAGTTGTCCAGGCCGATGAACGGGTTGTCGCTGCTCAGCAGGTTCCAGTCGTGCAGCGACACCCAGGCCGTGTAGATGAGCGGGAAGATGCCGAAGGCGGCGAAGAGCAGGAAGAACGGCGCGACGTACGCGTACGGCGAGGCCTGCCGGTCCAGCCGGTGCAGCCGGGAGCGCCGGCCTGCCGCCGTCTTCGGGGGTGCGGGCGTGTGCGAGGCGGCCGGAGGGCCGCCGGGGGAGGGCGTCACGGTCCGCACGGACCCGCCCGGGGGTGTTGCCATGGAAGATCCTCCTCGGGGAGGGCAGACACGACCGGAACAGGGCCCCGGGCGGGTTCGCCGGGGGCCCTGCCGGCGACGGACTACTTGATCGCTTCCAGGTCCTTGAGGACCTGGGCCCACGCCTCGTCGGGCGACTGCTTGCCCTGCTCGACCCGGCCGATGCCGTTGCCGATGGCCGTGCGCACGTCGCCCTCGCGGGGGCCGAGGTGCTGCGGCTTGAGGTTCTTCGCGGCGTCGGAGTAGATCTTGCCGACGGGGGCGTCGTTGAAGAAGTCCTTCGTGAAGTTCTGGATGTCGGGCTGGTCGTACAGCGAGGGGATCGACGGGAAGTTGCCGATCGCCTTGAACACCGCGGCCTGGTTCTGCGCCGAGGTCAGGAACTCGATCAGCTCGGCGGCCTCCTTGGGGTGCTTGCTCTGCTTGGGCACCGTGAGGTGGGAGCCGCCGGAGTTGCCCGCGCCGCCGGGGACGGTGGCGATGTCCCACTTGCCGGCCGAGTCCTTGGCCTGGTCCTGGATGTAGGCGGTCATCCACGCGGGGCAGATCACGGTCGCGAACGAGCCCTTGGCGAAGCCGGTGTTCCACTCGGGCGTGAAGGCGCCGATCTTGGCGGACAGGCCGGCGTCGATCATCTGGATCGACAGGTCCCATGCCTTCTTCACGTCGGGGTTGGTGGCGACGACGATGTTGTCCTGCGCGTCGTACACGCCGACCGGGGCCTGGGCGATGATGGCGCGGAAGATCTCGCCGGGGCTGTCGAAGAACTTGGCGTCCTTGGGCGCCTTGGCGGCGAACTTCCTGCCGGTCTCGATGTACTGCTCCCAGGTGGGCCACAGGGCCGACACCTCGTCGCGCTTGCCCGGCAGGCCGGCCTTCTCGAACAGGTCGGTCCGGTAGCACATGGCCAGGCCGCCGACGTCGGTGCCGAGGCCGAGGAGCGCGCCATTGGGGGCCAGGCCCTGCTGCCACTTCCAGTCGAGGTACTCGCCCTGGCGCTTGTCGAGGCCGTACTGCTTGAGGTCGGTGAACTTGTCGGGCTGGGAGGTGAACTGGCTGATGTAGCCCACCTCGATCGCCTCGACGTCCGCGGCGCCCGCCCCGGTGGCCAGGTGCGCGGCGAGGTTCGTGTGGTGGTCGGCGAACGCCGCCTGGCGCTCCTCGATCTCGACGTTCGGGTGCGTCTTCTTGAACTCCTCGTACAGCGGCTTGAAGCCGAAGTCGCCGAAGAGGCCGACGCTGAGTTTGACCTTCTCGGTGGACTGGCCGCCGCCGGTCCCGGTGCCGGATCCGCCTCCGCCGCACGCCGTGAGCGTGAGCAGGGAGGCGGCGAGCATGGGGGCGACGAACCGGACGGCCCGGCGGCCCGGATGGGGAGTGCCCATGAACCCTCCTTGGGTCCCGCATATAAAATCGATCTTGAAGAGAGCGCTCTCGCATAAGAGTGGGAGTCGGCTGTGGGGCCGTCAAGGGATGGATCAGTAACGATTCCCGTTATCTCCGGATGGCAAAGCCGCTGGTGAGAGCGCTCCCACGGCTATTCGCGCAGCGTGCCGGGGTCCCGTCGCGGGCATGCGGGAGGCGCCGCGGGGCCGCGGATCGGCCGCCGGGTCGTCGGCCGAGCACGAGAAGAGAGCGTTCTCTTGACCTTCGTGAAACTTTCTCTCCGCGTTGACAAGGGGTTGCATCCCGCTTAGCGTCAGCGGCGCTGAGAGCGCTTCCAGCGTTGCTGCCGGATCACGGGCCGGCAGGAGTTCCGCCTTCCGCAGTCGTTGACCCCCAGCGGAGGTCGCACATGCCACTCCGTCCCGTCAGGACCCTCGGCCTCGCCGTCCTGACCGCCCTCACTCTGTCCCTGCCCGCTCTGCCCGCCGGCGCCGCCACGGTTCCCGTCGGCGCCGGCGGCTACACCACCGACCTGCCCGCCGGAGCCAGTGGGCCCGCCAACTCCAACGGCGCTCCGGTCACGCCCAAGGTCACCTCGAACGTCACCCGCAAGGTGCCCACCAACGACTGGTGGTCGTCGCTCGCCTTCCAGCGGTACGCGGGGAACCCCTACTCCGAGAACATGTACGGCCACCCGCTGACCTTCCACGCGGTGGCCGGCGGGCTCGAGGTCGGCTACCCGACCACGCCGTTGATCAGCTCGGACGGCCGGCAGTACGAGTTCCCGCACGCCCGCGACCTCACGCTCGGCGTGTCCGGCCTGAACTCGCCCGACACCAAGGTGGACGACTGGTCCGACTGGACCGTCACGCCGTACTGGTCCGACGGCGCGCGGTCGCTGAAGGCGACCATCGGGCACGGCCTGCCGTACGTCTACGCGACGCCGACCGGCGGCGACGCCCGGGTCGCGTTCGTGGCCACGCCCACGGTCTGGGCCGACCGGGGCAACGTCCTCGGCGTCACCGTGAACGGCCACCACTACGGGATCTTCGGGCCGTCCGGCACCGACTGGAGCCTCAGCGGCACGGTCGCGACCGACGCGCTCGGCGGGAAGAACTACTTCTCGGTCGCCGCGCTGCCCGACGCGTCCGCCCCGGCGCTCGACCTGTTCGCGAAGTACGCCTTCAGCTTCGTCACCGGCACGAGGGTGACCTGGTCGTACGACGAGGCGTCGGCCCGGCTCACCACCACCTACACCGCGACCACCTCGGCCAAGGAGGGCACGCAGACCGGCACGCTGCTGGCGCTCTACCGCCACCAGTGGCTGGCCACGAGCAGCCCGCTGACGTCGTACACCTACGTCTCGCCGCGCGGCACGATGAAGCTGCGCGAGGGCACGTCGTTCAGCACCGTGCAGACGTTCCACGGCGTGCTGCCGTCGCTGCCCGACCTCGGCGCGTACGACAGGACCAGGCTCGGAAGCTACGTCAGGCAGGAGGCGAACGCGGCCGACCCGTGGAAGGGCGCGACCGACACCTACTGGACCGGCAAGGCCCTCGGCCGGCTGGCCCAGCTCGTGCCGATCGCCGACCAGCTCGGCGACACCGCGTCCCGCGACAAGCTGCTCGGCCTGCTGAAGGGTGAGCTGGAGAGCTGGTTCACGGCCGGGGGAGCCGAGCAGTTCCGCTACGACGCCACGTGGGGCGTGCTCACCGGCTACCCGGCCTCGTACGGCAGCGACACCGAGGTCAACGACCACCACTTCCACTACGGCTACTACCTGATGGCCGCCGCGACCGTGGCGAGGTACGACTCGTCCTGGGCGGCGAGCTGGGCGCCGATGGCCACGCTCCTGGCCGCCGACGCGAACAACGGGGACAGGTCGGAGACCCGGTTCCCGTTCCTGCGCAACTTCGACCCGTACGCCGGCAACGGCTGGGCGTCGGGGCACCAGGGGTTCGCGGCGGGCAACAACGAGGAGTCGTCGTCGGAGGCGATGAACTTCGCGACCGGGGCGATACTCCTCGGCGCGGCGACGGGTGACACCGCCCTGCGCGACCTCGGCGTCTACCTCTACACGACCCAGTCGTCGGCGATCGCGCAGTACTGGTTCGACAAGGACGACGCGGTCTTCCCGGCCGGGTTCGGGCACGACACGGCCGGCATGGTCTGGGGCTCCGGCGCGGCGTACTCGACCTGGTGGACGGCCAACCCCGAGGAGATCCACGGGATCAACATGCTGCCGGTCACCGGCGGGTCGCTCTACCACGGGCTTTACCAGGCCGACGTGAGGCAGAACCTGTCCGAGATGGAGGCGAACAACGGCGGCCCGGCCGTCGAGTGGAGGGACGTCGTCTGGCAGTTCCGGGCGCTCGCCGACCCGGCCGCGGCGAAGAGCGCGTGGGACGCCGGATACCCGGCGCTGACGCCCGAGTCCGGTGAGTCGCTGGCGCACACCTACCACTGGATCTACAACCTGGCCAGGATGGGCACGGTCGACCCCGGGGTGACGGCCGACAGCCCGACCGCCGCCGTCTTCGTGAGCGGGTCCATTCGGACGTACGTCGCGCACAACTTCGGCACGTCGGCCAGGGCGGTGAGGTTCTCCGACGGCACCGCCCTGACCGTGCCGGCCCGGTCCACGGCGACCAGCGCGGGCGGGTCCACCTCGCCGTCCCCCTCGCCGTCTCCGTCCCCCTCGCCCTCGCCGTCTCCGTCACCCTCGCCGTCTCCGTCACCCTCGCCGTCCCCGTCGCCTTCCCCTTCGGGATCCCCGTCGCCCGCTCCGGGCGGGGTGGACGCCCGCTCGACCATCCAGGCCGAGGCGTACCAGGCGCAGAGCGGCACGCAGACGGAGACGACGCAGGACGTCGGCGGCGGGCAGAACGTCGGCTACATCGGCAACGGCGACTGGCTGCGCTACGACGACGTCGACTTCGGGCCGACGGCGGCGCGGCAGTTCAGGGCCAGGGTCGCCTCCGGCGCGGCGGGCGGCGTGAG encodes:
- a CDS encoding carbohydrate ABC transporter permease, whose protein sequence is MFRALRGHPLTYLTLVAVAFFSAFPVYWSVIVASHDNAALAEVPPPLLPGGNFFANVQRVFDTAPFALALLNSFVVAGTITVSVMFFSTLAGFAFAKLRFRGRNALLLMTVVTMMVPTQLGIIPLYMLMIKLEWTGTMYAVIVPALVNAFGVFFMTQYLSRALPTELLEAGRIDGCSTARLFWHVVLPAARPAAAVLGMLTFMTAWNDYFWPLVVLTPDNPTVQVALSQLASGYVRDFTLGLTGTAVATLPLVLIFVLLGKQIIGGIMQGAVKG
- a CDS encoding carbohydrate ABC transporter permease, which translates into the protein MATPPGGSVRTVTPSPGGPPAASHTPAPPKTAAGRRSRLHRLDRQASPYAYVAPFFLLFAAFGIFPLIYTAWVSLHDWNLLSSDNPFIGLDNYTALFADGYFWNAAFNTLSIGVLSAVPQLLLALVLAHLLNRPLRAQTLFRITLLLPNVTSVVAVVVIFSQLFGRDFGLINMVLDWLGFGRINWQAGVASSHVAIAVMIMWRWAGYNALIYLAAMQAVPKEIYEAATLDGASSFKQLWGITLPMIRPTVIFTVIVTTIGSMQIIAEPLLFGAQVSNGAAATGGTDRQFQTLALYLYEKGFRSFEFGYASAAAWMMFLLVVVVVGFNYLVVRRMRGGLDV
- a CDS encoding ABC transporter substrate-binding protein, whose amino-acid sequence is MGTPHPGRRAVRFVAPMLAASLLTLTACGGGGSGTGTGGGQSTEKVKLSVGLFGDFGFKPLYEEFKKTHPNVEIEERQAAFADHHTNLAAHLATGAGAADVEAIEVGYISQFTSQPDKFTDLKQYGLDKRQGEYLDWKWQQGLAPNGALLGLGTDVGGLAMCYRTDLFEKAGLPGKRDEVSALWPTWEQYIETGRKFAAKAPKDAKFFDSPGEIFRAIIAQAPVGVYDAQDNIVVATNPDVKKAWDLSIQMIDAGLSAKIGAFTPEWNTGFAKGSFATVICPAWMTAYIQDQAKDSAGKWDIATVPGGAGNSGGSHLTVPKQSKHPKEAAELIEFLTSAQNQAAVFKAIGNFPSIPSLYDQPDIQNFTKDFFNDAPVGKIYSDAAKNLKPQHLGPREGDVRTAIGNGIGRVEQGKQSPDEAWAQVLKDLEAIK
- a CDS encoding glycosyl hydrolase gives rise to the protein MPLRPVRTLGLAVLTALTLSLPALPAGAATVPVGAGGYTTDLPAGASGPANSNGAPVTPKVTSNVTRKVPTNDWWSSLAFQRYAGNPYSENMYGHPLTFHAVAGGLEVGYPTTPLISSDGRQYEFPHARDLTLGVSGLNSPDTKVDDWSDWTVTPYWSDGARSLKATIGHGLPYVYATPTGGDARVAFVATPTVWADRGNVLGVTVNGHHYGIFGPSGTDWSLSGTVATDALGGKNYFSVAALPDASAPALDLFAKYAFSFVTGTRVTWSYDEASARLTTTYTATTSAKEGTQTGTLLALYRHQWLATSSPLTSYTYVSPRGTMKLREGTSFSTVQTFHGVLPSLPDLGAYDRTRLGSYVRQEANAADPWKGATDTYWTGKALGRLAQLVPIADQLGDTASRDKLLGLLKGELESWFTAGGAEQFRYDATWGVLTGYPASYGSDTEVNDHHFHYGYYLMAAATVARYDSSWAASWAPMATLLAADANNGDRSETRFPFLRNFDPYAGNGWASGHQGFAAGNNEESSSEAMNFATGAILLGAATGDTALRDLGVYLYTTQSSAIAQYWFDKDDAVFPAGFGHDTAGMVWGSGAAYSTWWTANPEEIHGINMLPVTGGSLYHGLYQADVRQNLSEMEANNGGPAVEWRDVVWQFRALADPAAAKSAWDAGYPALTPESGESLAHTYHWIYNLARMGTVDPGVTADSPTAAVFVSGSIRTYVAHNFGTSARAVRFSDGTALTVPARSTATSAGGSTSPSPSPSPSPSPSPSPSPSPSPSPSPSPSPSPSGSPSPAPGGVDARSTIQAEAYQAQSGTQTETTQDVGGGQNVGYIGNGDWLRYDDVDFGPTAARQFRARVASGAAGGVSGLVQVRLDSPAATPIGDFAVGDTGGWQSWTTIPANITGVTGRHTVYLTFSSGQPADFVNLNWFTFATS